TCCCATGTGTTGTTCCGGAAGAAGATAGAATTCCTTACATAGGGCGTAAAGGGCACCCAACTCAAAATATTCTGGCAATTTGTGACTTTGACATGTTGTTTACATACTTTGTTGTTGGGTGGCCTGGATCCGTTCATGACAATCGTGTTTTAAAGAATGCAATGGATAATCCAAAGAAGGCGTTCCCTCATCCACCAGAAGGTAAACTTTTGTGTATTTTATGACAATTAATATTATTACGTACTGTATATTATGTAATATCTCATTTTTGCAATGTAGGTAAATATTATGTTGTTGATGCGGGTTATCCTAATATGAAAGGATTTTTGGCTCCGTTTAAAGGCCAACGATATCATATTCCTGATTATCGCCGTTCAACTCAACCTCCAACCGGTTATTACGAAGTCTATAATTATAAACACTCTTCATTAAGGAATGTGATTGAGCGAACATTTGGAGTATGGAAAAGTAGATGGAGGATACTATCCATGATGCCAAATTTTCCACTAGAAACACAAAACAAGACTGTTGCTGCAACTATGGCTATGCACAACTACATTAGAAGACATGCACTTGAAGATTTGGAATTCGACAAATGCGATGCGGACCCAAATTATATTCCTGTGGTGGAAGAAGATGCTCAAGATATTGGTGGTGGTTCTTCGAGTACTTTACGAGAAGATCACGATGGCTCAATGGATGATGATAGCATGGAGTCTGTCCGGCACAACATTGCATCTTCTATGTTGAAACAAGATTTGCAAGAGCAATGTGTATAAAAGGTTATTACTAGTTGTGTATTAAACATATTATATTAACTTAAAATAGTTTGGTGGAAATtggtttaaattaaaaaaaatacccgaGCTATCTTTTctcaataaatatatatatatatatatatatatatatatatatatatatatatatatatatatatatatatatatatatatatatatatatatatatatatatatatattcggAGTA
This genomic stretch from Spinacia oleracea cultivar Varoflay chromosome 3, BTI_SOV_V1, whole genome shotgun sequence harbors:
- the LOC130470056 gene encoding uncharacterized protein, which encodes MFRMESDVFCSLAKLLKDDYGLKSTRTMCSEESLAMFIYLCAQFQSNRNLQNRFKHSGETISRKMNEVLKAMTKFSRDIVRASDPYFREVSVKIRGNYKYWPHFKDCIGAIDGTHIPCVVPEEDRIPYIGRKGHPTQNILAICDFDMLFTYFVVGWPGSVHDNRVLKNAMDNPKKAFPHPPEGKYYVVDAGYPNMKGFLAPFKGQRYHIPDYRRSTQPPTGYYEVYNYKHSSLRNVIERTFGVWKSRWRILSMMPNFPLETQNKTVAATMAMHNYIRRHALEDLEFDKCDADPNYIPVVEEDAQDIGGGSSSTLREDHDGSMDDDSMESVRHNIASSMLKQDLQEQCV